The genomic region TCTGGATCGGCGGCGGCATGGTGGCCGAAAACAGCAGGGTCTGCCGCTGCTTGGGAAGCTTGGTGCAGATTTCCTCGATGTCCGGAATGAAGCCCATGTCCAGCATCCGGTCGGCCTCGTCGATGACCAGCAGGTTGCAGTCGTTGAGCATGATCTTGCCGCGGCCGAACAGGTCCATCAGCCGGCCCGGCGTCGCGATCAGGACGTCGACTCCCTTTTCCAGCGCCTTTACCTGGTCGCCCATCTGAACGCCGCCGATGAGGAGAGCCATCGAAAGCTTGTGGTTCTTCCCATATTTCTCGAAATTCTCGGCCACCTGGGCGGCGAGCTCGCGCGTCGGCTCCAGGATCAGCGACCGCGGCATACGCGCGCGGCTCCGCCCATGGTCGAGGATGTCGATCATCGGAAGGACGAAGCCGGCGGTCTTGCCGGTGCCGGTCTGGGCGATCCCGACCAGGTCCTTGCCCATCAGCACCGCGGGTATGGCGCCGCGCTGGATGGGGGTCGGCTCGGTATAGCCGCTGTCCTTGACTGCTCGAAGCAACTGGTCGGAAAGGCCGAGATCGGCAAAAGTCATTCAAAAATCCGGATAAAGTCAGGCGTCACGGGGAGCCCCCGAGCCTTCACCCGGCTATGACGCCTTCGCGCCGAAAACTCAAGGAAAGCCGGGTGCTAGCGGCGGACTTTCGCCTTCAGCTCGCGAAACCGCTCGATCCCGCAGGTCGCGCCCATCCTCGACCGGACGACGTCGCGCCGGGCACAGACCCGCTCGTCGCTCGAGCTCAAATAGAAGCCGCCGTAGAAATCCAGGGCAGGGCAGGTCTCGTCGAGCTCGGCCCGAAGCAGCTTCCGGCCTTCCAGTATGAAGTCGACATGATCGTTGCCCGACAGAAAGGCGCCCTTGATCTTGTCGGCGTGGATGCATTTGGGCCCCTTGTGCTCGACCCAGCGGACCTGTGGCGGCGGCGGCCGAACCGGCACCCGCATGATGATCTGGTCCTCGACGACGATGCTGCGCACCTGCAGGTCGCCCGCCATGGCGAGGCCGAGCAGCATCGGCAGCAATGTCAGTATGGCGGTGACCGTCACTTCGCTAAGCCCCATGGAGGAATACCCGCCTCGCAGCAAAGCGTTGAACCCTTAATGAACTGTGCGCCCAGGCCCTCCGCCCCGAAGAACAGTTGCGAAAATTCCGCCCCTTGCATAAGGCGGCGGCGGATTTCCGGCCGGATGTCGAATCCCATCACCGCTCGCGGCAGTGAGTACGACTTCGCCGCGGCACCGACGAACTTTAGCCTCAAGGACATTTGCAATGGCGACCGAAGCGCCGAACCAGCAGTTGCCCCTCCTCTACCACGCGCTCGAGCCGCTGAACTCGAACGTTCACCGCAAGATGAAGATTCGCTCGATCGAAAAGTCGCCAGTGATCGGCACGACCCACGCGATCCCTGCGACGGTGGACGAGTTCACGCTGCTCGCCCGCCATTATCCGATTATCTTCGCGGTCGGCGACAATCCGGTGCCGCTGGCGCTGATGGGCCTGACTGAGGGCGTCAACGCGTTCATGGACGACAATGGCGTCGCTCTCGAGGCGAACCTCTACGTCCCGGCCTATATCCGCCGCTATCCGTTCCTTTTGGCGCGCCTGACGCCGGATAGCGACGAGCTTTCGCTTTGCTTCGACCCGACGGTCGGTGCGGTGGGCGAGTTCGAGGACGGCGAGCCCTTGTTCGAGGAAGACGGCCAGCCGAGCAAGGCGACCAAGGCGATCCTCGAGTTTTGCGAGCAGTTCGAGGCTGCCGGCCAGCGCACCGGCGCCTTCATCGAGGATTTGGTGAAGAGCGACCTGCTGATGGACGGCGAAGTTGCCATCCAGCCCGAAGGCGCGGCCCAGCCGTTCATCTATCGGGGCTTCCGCATGGTCGACGAGGAGAAGCTGAGGAACCTGCGCGGCGACGAGCTTCGCAAGTACAACCAGAGCGGGCTTCTCGCTCTCATCTATGCGCACCTCTTCTCGCTGTCGCAGGTCCGCGAGATCTTCGCGCGCCAGGTTGCCCAGGGGAAAGGCCCGATGGCAGTCCCCCAGCGCGAGCCCGCCGAAGCGTGATCTGTTTGCGGCGGGTCGAATTGACCTGCTAGCGCGCCTCACCATCTGGGTTCAGCCAGGCGCCCGCGTTTCCCCTTCACGGGCTGCCCGGCTTGCGCGCCCGCTTGTTTGGGCGCGTTCCTCCCTGAACTGCGCCGCCTCGGCTTCAACCGGGGCGGCGTTTTTCATTCGGCCGCCGCGGGCAGCCTTCGCTCGAGCATCTCCGACCCGAGCCGCTGGGCAAGCGTTTCGATTAGCCCGGCCACCTCGTCGAACCTGGCACCGGCTTCGCCGGACGAAGTGAGGTAGCAGCGCCGGTCGATCTCGATCTGGAGCGCATGAACCCCGTTCTGCGGCCGGCCGTGCCGCTCGACGACGTGGCCGCCGGCGAACGGGTCGTTGACCGCCGCTGCAAAGCCGCAGTGGGTCGCGACCGCCACGGCCTGCGCCGTCAGCCACGGCGCAGCGCTGCGCCCGAACCGGTCGCCCAACACCACGTCCGCGCAATTCTTCGACGGAGGCATAGAGTGGCAGTCGAGGAGGAGGGCGCAACCGAAGCGGTCCAGAAGCAGCGACAACTGATCCTCCACGGCGCGGTGATAGGGTCGGTATGCCTCGTCCAGCCGCCGCTCCAGTTCGTCGCGCTGGATCGGCTGACGCCAAAGCTGGCCGTGTGTCGCGGTTCGCGAGGGGACGATGCCAAGCCCGCCGCGGGCCCTTGCGGTTGGGCGTGAATGCCGTTGGATGTGAACCAGAGCCGGGTCGATCTCGTCTTCGGCGCGGTTGCAGTCGACGCCCGCCCTTGCCGCCTGCGCAATCACCGCCCCGACGCCGCTTCCGATTGCTCGCCAGGCAAGGCGATCGACGAATGGATCTTCGAGAGACTGGAGCGACTGGCGGCCGTGGCGGGACAAGTCAACCAGCCATTCCGGATAGTCTCGGCCGGAGTGCGGGATGGACAGCAGGACGGGCAGCTGGCCGCGCAGCGGATGGACGATCGGGGGAGAGAGAGACGGCACTGACAAGTGTCCCAGTTTAGGACCGACGTAGAGCGGCTGCAACGCTCGGGACGCTCATTCGCTTCTGGCAAAAGCCGAATTAACAGCGCATGATGGAGTCCATGCCGCGAATCCTGCTCGCCGAAGACGATACGTCGATGCGCGAATATCTGCAGCGCGCCCTTCAGCGCGTCGGATATGATGTCGATTCCGTGGGTTGTGGCACCGAGGCGATGCCGCTTCTCGAGAGCGATCGCTACGATCTTCTGCTGACCGACATCGTGATGCCGGAAATGGACGGAATTGAGCTCGCGCAGAAGGCGTCGGCCATCGACCCGGACATCCGCGTCATGTTCATCACCGGCTTCGCCGCGGTTGCGCTCCAGAGCGGTCGCGCCGCGCCGGAAGCGAAGATGCTGTCAAAGCCCTTCCATTTGAAGGACTTGGTGGCCGAAGTCGACCGCATCTTCCAGACCGAGGACCAGCACGGCCGCCTCTAAGGCCGTGCTCGGCCGCGTCTGGAGAGCGCCGCCGTCACCTTTAGTCGCCGCAGCGCTTGCGCCCCCCGCAAGCCACCCCTAAAT from Sphingomonas anseongensis harbors:
- a CDS encoding SapC family protein → MATEAPNQQLPLLYHALEPLNSNVHRKMKIRSIEKSPVIGTTHAIPATVDEFTLLARHYPIIFAVGDNPVPLALMGLTEGVNAFMDDNGVALEANLYVPAYIRRYPFLLARLTPDSDELSLCFDPTVGAVGEFEDGEPLFEEDGQPSKATKAILEFCEQFEAAGQRTGAFIEDLVKSDLLMDGEVAIQPEGAAQPFIYRGFRMVDEEKLRNLRGDELRKYNQSGLLALIYAHLFSLSQVREIFARQVAQGKGPMAVPQREPAEA
- a CDS encoding N-formylglutamate amidohydrolase — encoded protein: MPSLSPPIVHPLRGQLPVLLSIPHSGRDYPEWLVDLSRHGRQSLQSLEDPFVDRLAWRAIGSGVGAVIAQAARAGVDCNRAEDEIDPALVHIQRHSRPTARARGGLGIVPSRTATHGQLWRQPIQRDELERRLDEAYRPYHRAVEDQLSLLLDRFGCALLLDCHSMPPSKNCADVVLGDRFGRSAAPWLTAQAVAVATHCGFAAAVNDPFAGGHVVERHGRPQNGVHALQIEIDRRCYLTSSGEAGARFDEVAGLIETLAQRLGSEMLERRLPAAAE
- the cpdR gene encoding cell cycle two-component system response regulator CpdR gives rise to the protein MPRILLAEDDTSMREYLQRALQRVGYDVDSVGCGTEAMPLLESDRYDLLLTDIVMPEMDGIELAQKASAIDPDIRVMFITGFAAVALQSGRAAPEAKMLSKPFHLKDLVAEVDRIFQTEDQHGRL